Genomic window (Lycium barbarum isolate Lr01 chromosome 2, ASM1917538v2, whole genome shotgun sequence):
CGGTCTCGTTTGCTTATTCgttttaattcaagttttgagGAGAATATCTTAGCGGCCAAGAGGAGGCATTCAATTCAAGCATTGAGGAAATAATTCCGCGTCCGAGAGAAGACATATAACGCGACTGAGAGGATACCGATTTACTTCCTCATTTTATTCAATTCGTTTTTACTCATTAATTATCTTACCATGAATGACTCAGATTACGTAATGGTGAGTATGTAATGGTGAGTTTGAGTCCATCCGAATCTCATTTGGTCATTTAATCattgtttttccttttttggcCTTTGTGTTCACCTATATATTGATGGTTCGATCTAGAAAGTGTCATCACTTTAGACCAGGTCTGCaattcttttcccttttttttccctAGTTCTGAATTTATGGACCATCTCTAATAAATTTTGGAAGACTAGTAGAAAGATTAACAAATGCTTTActtttttttcctccttttttcttttgtttcattTATCTTTCGATTGGATTAGAGCATTACTAGTATAGATATGTATGAATAGTCTCATCCAAATACAATAATTTATTTGAAGTGCTCGCatctaacacacacacacacaaagcaTACATACAAAAAATATGTGGTTCTTTTTTATTTATCAATGTTTGTTCCCACTTTTTTGATGCCCTGAATTTGTGGTAAAATTGAATTTTCCTATCTTCACTTCTACATTTTGATTTGGTGGCCACACATATCAATGCTTAATGTCTTATGGAGTTGTTTGTCCCACAAGTTTATATGAATGTATTCTGAAAATGAAgtatatgtaattttttttttttcagatttcttgAATTGGCCAAATATAATTTCATTGGTTTTCAGAATTGAACTCATTAGCAtgtaaattatttaattaattcgtTGATAGATCCTGCCTTTTGTATTCCACAGTATCGCTCAATATGCTTGAAgtacaaaagaaagagaaagaggatgGCAATAAGAACAAGAAATTTGAAGAACACAATGAAGGCAAACCTGAAAAGGACCAAGAAGGTatgtaattaattaattaattctaCATCTTACTATTGAGTTATATTAATTAATCTTTCAATTTTACTCTTATCATTAAGTAATGATTTTCTAATTGGAGTACTAGTGGTCGAATCTAAACATTTAAAGTACCATTAATAAACACAATTTGATAaaagaaatttttatttttttaaggggAGTGCAAAATGCATACTGGACAAGCAAAGGAAAACGAAGTGAGTGATCTGAAACTTCTGATCAAAGAGGGGAAAGAGGCAAACTACCATGTACTACAAGGAATACCAGAGAGTACAATTAGTTGTTCCAATATTATTGACCTCAACATTACGGTAATTTTATACCAGAGAGTACAATTAGTAATTCCAATATATTGACCTCTACATTACGGTAATTTTTCATATCTTCTGTCTATTAGTTATTTccattttttctttgttttcaatTTAAGGACCATCTCTAATTAATTTTGGAGGATTGTAATCAATAAGGCTAAGGAAGTTTGTTTATTTTTCCCACCATATCTTCgaagcctttttttttcttttttcttttctcttctcacAAACATAACATATATTGATTTTTCTTTATTATTCAACTATGAACCTTTTAATATTAAGCAAATATTTTACTTTCTCTTAACATGAATGTTTGAATTAGATGATTCATTGATCATTGTCTTTCCGTTGCacaataaattttttatttccaGTCACTCGATAAAAATAAAGAGGAAAGTTGTAAGAGGGTGATACAAAATGAGAGATCAGAAGAACATAATGGATGCAAAGAGAAAAATGATCAAGAGGGTTGTTTCAAGGGGGAACCACTGGAAAAAcaagaagaaagagaagaagacatCACCGGTATTTTAGAAATTTAAAATTTCATAATTGCCTTATAttatttcttttgaattattcTTATGTGTCTATTCTTGCGTTTTATGTGTCTATTCTTGGATGCTGAGTTGTTCCGTTATGTTTGTTAAATTTCCGCAATTTAACTATACTACTTATCAAATAAAGACAAGAAGGGATTTTAAAGTGCACGGTATGAATAAACGAGAGTTTTAAATTAATTATTAGAGCATATTGTGTATTGATATGTATGAATAGTCTCATCTAAATAcaataatttattttaagtgctcgCATCAAAAACATAGACACACAAAGGATAcatcaaaaaaagaaaagtacGTGGTTCATTTTGATTTAGCAATGTTTATTCTCACTTCTTTTATGCCTTGAATTTGTGGTAAAATTGAATTTTCCTATCTTCAGTTCTAGATTTTGATTTGACTGCTACACACATCAAGGCTTTATGTCTTATGGAGTTGTTTGTTCCACAATTTTGTATGAATGCATTCTCGATCTAATTAAGTTTGTTTTAAGCAAAGCATAACGatgattgtaaaaaaaaattcccCCCTCCCCAAGGCTCCTTCTTTGACCCATAATAATTATCCTAttgtaattttctcaaaaaaaaaaatgtattttttttccaaatttcttGAATTGGTCAAATATAATTTAATTTGTTTTTCAACGTTGAACGCATTAGCATGGAGGGAAGATTTAATTTTGTGTGAGCATGcataaataatttaattaaattgTTGATAGATCCTGCCTTTTTGTATTTCACAGTGTCGTTCAATATGCTCGAATTACAAAAGAAAGAGAAACAGGATGGCAATAAGAACAAGAAATTTGAAGCACACAATGAAGGTAAACCTAAAAAGGACCAAGAAGGTAAGTAATTAATTCTACAACTTACCATTGACTTCTATTAATAATTTTTTCAATTTTACTCCTTATCATCAAGTAATAATTATCTATAAAAGGAGTTCTAGTTGTCGAATTTAAACATTTAAAGTACCATTAATAAAGACACTTTGATAAAATAAATATTTCATTTTCTTAAGGGGAGCGCAAAATGCAAACTGGACAAGAAAATGAAAACGAAGGGAGAAATCCGAAACTTCCGATCAAAGTGGGGAAAGATGTAGATTACCATGTACTACAAGGAATACTGGAGTGTACAATTAATAGTTCCAATATTACTAACCGCAACATTACGGTAATTTTTCATAGCttctatttattaattatttcccTTTTGTCTTTGATTTAAGGATCATCTCTAATTAATTTTGGAGGATTATAATTAATAAGACCAATGGAAGTTTGTTTTATTTTTTCCACCATAGCTTCGAAGCCTTTTTGTCTATTCTCTTCTCTCAAACATAACATATATTGATTTTCCTTGTTATTCAACTATGAACCTTTTAATATTAAGGGAAGATTTATTAACATTAATGTTTGAATTTAGATAATTAATTGTTCATTGTCTTTCTGTTGCACAATAAATTTTCTATTTCCAGTCACTCGACAAAAATAAAGAGGAATGTTTTAAGAGGGTGATACATAATGAGAGGTCCGAAGAACGGTATGGAAGCAAAAATAAAAAGGAGCAAGAAGGCTCTTTCGAGGAGGAATCACTtgaaaaacaacaagaaaaagaaggagaCATCAATGGTATTTAAGGAATTCAAAATTTCAACATTGCCATATATTaattcttttgaattattttgatgtGGAGATGGAGACGAATCATAAAATTTTAAATCAGTGGATTCAAAGAATTAATTGTTGTCTATATGTGTCATTTTCTCTCATTTGGTTTTGCATGATTTTCAGGTGTATCCATAGTGGCTCGAAACTTGCTATCTACTACCGCTTGAAGCAAGGGATACCAAGGAGCAAAAATTTCCATTCCATTGATAACATAAACAAGGTATTCCAAactatattgaaaaaaaaaaattcaatacgTTGATATACTTATTTTAATTAGCTCTTCAAGTTTTCCTTTATTTTGCAGTGTACGAATAGGATCTCATCACCTGAAAAAGAACATAATTGGAGTCACCCAAGTACTTTAGACAACCATAAATTTGAAGTACACAATGAAGGTAAAACAAGAAAGGATCAAGTGGACACTTTCGAGGAGACACTACCTAACAAACAAAAGCAAAAAATTGTTCATGATatgtaattaattaattaatttgaaCATCTTACAATTGACTTATACTATTAACAATTCAATTTTTCATTTGATTATGCATGATTTTCAGGTGAGTTTGAGAGACTTGGCGAAGATAGCCAGGCGGATAATCTTAGCCATACTTTAATGGACGATGGCATTGATAACATATCGAATCTTTCGATGAAAGATAAAAAAGATGAAGACTGCCATGTGAATAAGGGAACATCAAAGAATACGATGTTGAATTCCCTTATTGaggtaattaattaattaattgttacTAATGTCTATTTACTTAaatgaaaatatttttattttgttttcaaCTTTGAACCTAttaattttgaaggaaagattTTACTTTCCTCAGCAAGAATTTTTCGTTGAGTTTGATAATAGTGTTCCACAATAAATTTTTCTATCTCCAATcatttataagaaaaaaaaagtgaatttataGGTGATACATAATGAGATATCTGAAGAACACAAAGGAAGTAAAACAAGAAAGGATCAGGAGGACTCTATCGAAGAGGAACTGCCTGAGCAAAAAGACATCATTGGTACTTAAAGATCTTACATCTTAAAATTGGCTCTTATGttaattttttgaatttttttggatGGAAAAGTAGAGGTGGGTTCTAAATTTTAAATCAGTCCATTCTCATTTCCCATCTGTGCCATGAAAAAGAACGAGAGTTTTTCTAGGATCGAAACTCTGCACCTAAATGGCATAGGGCGAAGTTGTAGTCTAAAGTGAATAAAGGCATTAGATTGCATCTCAACTAAATTTTTTAGTTATTAATTTGTTCTATGTGTATCATATCCTCTCATTTAATTATGCGTAATTTTAAGGTGAGCAAGAGCTCAACAGAGTCACAGGTGAAAATAGTCTTTTGGATAATtctaatcgtgttttaaacaatGATGACACCAATTATGGCTCAAAACTTTTGGTAAGAGACGAAAATGACGGAAACTATCGTATCACGCATggaatacccagaagtataaaaTTTCGTTCCATGATTAACCTCTATAAGGTAATTCACATATCCTTACATCTATTTTCTTACGTTAACACTAAGCATTGTTCAACAACCTTTTGTTCCTTCTTCTTTTGATGTCTAgatatttgaagaaaaaaaaaaatgaaatagtaaaacttGTGATTATCTCATAAAGTTTTCTTGCATTTCACAGTGTACTAAAAGGCTTTCACTAGTTGAAGATGAATATAATTGGAATCTTCCGATCGACGATGATATTTGAATCACTCAATGAAAGAAGATTCAAGTAACAAAAAGAATTAATTCTGGTCGTAAGAGAAAATGGAGAGAAAATCAAAAAGGCAGGAGAAAAGATGATATGACTTAATTCTTCCACCTCCAAATTATATTTCAATCATTTCTTTGAATGTTGAACTTTATTAATTCATTTACAAATTTGGATTTAAGTCACCTTACAAACTTTGTCAATTGCTTCTTCAGTTGTTTTTTATTAGGTACCCTTTGCAAAGCTTCATTTCAAAATTCGGTAGCAAGAACGGCGTGAATTCCTTTCGAGGATTTTTTTGTTCACACTCCATGTTAATAAGTAATTAATAAATATGAGTTCTTTCGCTATTCATGCGAAGGCCTCAAACATAATATTGCGCATGATTAAATAACAACCTTATCCACAGAGCAATAATCTATGAAATTAGTCATTGCTCGATTAATTTATTAAAAGAAAAGTTCTGAATTTGTATAATTTCTgcgatttattttttatatttcctCTGATAACATGTTGGCTCATGGGAGCTCTCAGCCTCTCACTAGTACCTTTCCTCGTCTCATATGCCCCTTCAACGTGGAAAATTGATCTGATTTGACTCACATAATGAAAGTCGcattaacatatgtatatttGGACCTTTGGACCTTTTTATATCAGGGTATATTTACACCAGATACAATTATTTAGAGACATGGTCCAAGCTATTGCATTTTTGCTGCAAAATATGCATGATTTATCTACTTGGCTTTAGACACAACTatttaagaaagaaaaggtaTAGGCGACAAGAATAACGTAACTATATCATGTCTTGCTAAGAAAAATTATGTCTATAATAGGATTAAACCAGTAGGATTTAGcctaaaattataaaataaatgAATTTCAACCAAACATAACTGTTGTCACAATTGTGCGCATGTACATAAAATTGATTataacgacccgttaggtcgttttggctatgtttactattttacccctgttgaccctttccctaGCTTTACCAAAGTAtttttgacttgtggggatgggtgacGCGATTCCCGAGACATTCGGATGTGATTTGAGTGTGAAAATGGAATTTTTGAGAATTCATAAGTGCATGGTTGAcctttgaccaaagtcaacatcgggggtaaatgagtctttttgtaagtttcgtcgattccattaggtTCGGAATGTCAATTATGACTTGGTTGAGTGTTTGGTTCGATTCCGAGGAGCTCGGGGGTATTTTGGTCATTTGGATGGAAATCTAGTTTTAAAGCGTTTGCATTGACCATGTCATAACCCAAATCAcagtcgtgatggcacccacactaatccccctggtgggcgaaccatccccatAATCAAATTACTTAATCAATTTAAGAATCAACGTAAATTATACAAGCATCATTAATAAGTCTAAATCCTATCATAAATACTGAATGTGCGGAAAATTCTAAGTCAAATACATCTCCCATGGACTGAAGTCACAGTACACGAACAACTAATCCAAACCATGTCTAGGATTAATACATAAGTCTGAAACATAAGAAACATTGTCTAGTGGATAGAATAGTGGTCAATAAAAGGAAAAATCTAGGGCTACAGGTGGCTCACCCTTCCAGTCTCAACAAGATAGCCTCAAGGCTATAATCTGGGTATCGATGAAGATCCAGTCttaaactctgcactcaaaaaaagtgcagcaaaagtagtatcagtataaatacacgtactggtaagcatcataggccgactaagattagttcacgcatatgaaAACACATAAATTAACAAGTCAACAGATAGGCAAACAATAATCACCAAGAGAtacaaaaaatcacaaaatccaAGTTATTACCTAAGGTTAAGCTTCTATaccacaagtctgccaagttcTTGATAATTCCTCAAATAACCCATGGTATGAGTACAAACCAGCGAATCCAATAGATCAGTGTATGATGTGATAATGAGGAAtgcaatgaaatgaaatgaaatgtcaTGCAATGCAAAGGCCAATaactcaaacctgtacacacatgttgTAAGCATTTGTCGCTCCAACAGTCACGACCCATAAGAGACCCACGGCGTCCATGTACTAGCCACTCCGCATATACCTCGAATCGTGACTCTACCACTATACGTCCGCACATACCTCGGATCGATAGCAATAACAATAGGACTttcatttttctctttctttctttttcaagaCGTTTCCATAACATTTTCCTTCAAACTGTTTCCACAACTCTTTCATCATGAATGAATATATGAATGCAAGAAGGAGAAATCAAATGCCATCAATGCCAATGTATACACTATGGAGATTACAAAGCACCATAAGCGAATTCAATTCTTGCATGAATTATCAAAACATCATGGAAACGTATCAAATATTCAATTCCAATTACCAAAATACATCTAGCAGATCCCACATCACCATAATCATGTAGTCAAGTACACCATATGTCAATAATTGCAtaaataacggcgacaagcccacataatcagaaatcataccaacctaattgTATAACAACTCCATACCATATCCGAAGACCTATCATGCTTTGTTGGTCAATACTACATAAATATGagattcgctaatcaaagtctaacaaaggtaagccataacatACCTAGATGTCAAGCGGGTTCCATGAAAAATCAGATCCGAGCCTTCATTTTCTGAAGCGCCTccgaacgctcaaagtctaaaTATTAAACTATCTACATTAGACTATGAATCTAACGATATAAATATTGTGATACTTTCGGAAAAAAACCCAAAATAATCGTAAAAAGGTGACCCTaggcccataagggtaaaatgggaaattaaAGTTAAAATTACACTACCCATAGCCTAAATAATCACCATACTTAATTTCATGGAATTCTAACCACAATTAGTTCTTCAATTTTATTAATTACTCAAAATCCCCAATTTGAACCTAGGGTTTATAAATCTTTAATCCTCAACCCAACATGTGATTACAAACATTAAATGATGAAGGAAGtaagggaaaatcatgaaattaggATTAGGAGCTTACCCCAAATCTTAGATTAGTAGAAGCTTCTTGAAAACTCTCCAAAACAAACTCAAGAACCtagaaattggaaatggggatgACCTCCCGGATTTAGGGATTAAATCCACTATTGCTATAATGCCTCCTTTGCAATCGTGGTCTGACACCACACGACCGCGAAGGTTAAATGAAACCCGACCCGAAGAACCCATCATGTTCGCGAGACCATGGCCTACGATTGTGAAGCACTGTGACAGACCCACTCACACATGCATCCTCGCGATCGTGGGACCTCTCCACTCATTAGCAAAGAAGGACATCAGCAACTactaaaatgtcacgacccattttcaccaagtcatgcgggcacctacctttcccacctcggtaaaaGAACCCTTATCTGAACAACCAttaaaaaaacataaataaagcAGCAGAAGATAAAGTAATGTATATctgacatatgaatatataataagtgcggaagtaaataaaAAACCACCCAGTATCTAGTTTGGTCATAGAAGAGCATGTAACTAAATCAATAAGTCTGGATGTAatagtaatacatcaatagtctcgagaatgtctcagaatagcaaagtaagacataatagaaGAAGAGTCTTCGGGTAGTGAAGCGTCCACATGCTCACCCCGAACAGACTCGAATCAGCAGCCTCAAACTCTCAGACACGAGGGGTAGACGTCGATCCCACCTAATACTCTAGATTCATCAAAGAATGCAAAAAGTGTCGGTCAGTATAAATACACGTagtggtaggtatcataggccgactagtCTTCAAATACATGTagtggtaggtatcataggccgactaagactagctaacgtatataaagacaataaatcaagataaacacataaaccaacatgTATAAGTCAACACGAATCTATATCCACAGAACAAGTCAtctcctatgttatagcatctaaatccAACTGTGTCAAttctcagtataatcaatccgaactagtacatcacaatagtatcacaacaagtcatcacttatgttatagtatctaagcccaactgtgccaagtctcaatataatcaACACCGAATCCGTATATCAATACgatatcacaataaatcacaggaATATCACAGCAAGCCAAATGTTACAATGCAATGTTATAATGTATgtagtatgaatgcaatgcatatgcaccttacacatgttgttacaccccgtatctttgaATAAGCACTTACCAAATTTGAAGCATAAGtatgttgagttatggttaagtaaaacaactttggaatataaggaccaagcattattaagtatatttaatgagtgaaggatgtatataaggtataccggaaggttttataaggaaatgagtggaaaaaatgaattaatacgactttggagaaaggatgggtaaagtttcgtgtaaaaattttggtccaacttgagggaagaatatctcttagcatatgaagtgttttaagatgtttcaaaagcctaaaatgaagttcgtcgagtctagtttccaactcaacaaacccctcatcgataggacatcggaatagagaattatggatgttacaagttcggctgataAAGCAAAAAcgtgtgctacagtaactgctacaatACTGACCTGCTAcaacactgctacagtaccgacctacTACAGTGACctgacccgaatttgaaccttataaaaggggcaaaaccccatttttttcaccaaaaaaaatCAGATTGAGAGCAGCAATACAAAGGGCAATTATGTCATAAAAAAAGttgagggtttgaagtgattttgctTAATCAAGGCTCGGATAAGTGCGTAGTTGTGATCACAGTATTATTTGCAttggatttggcttggattcaaggtggaatcttgaagatatttTCGTTTggacaagaaaaaggtatgaatctttctcttttggtttcatttaaggcttatttatgaAGATAAAGTCGTTAGACAATTGTAAAgtaagttggaaaacagcgtgtgggctgttttatggcacatattggtgttgaaagtgatgttgttaatgttggtattgatgttgttattgttggttgctgaattatgattttgggctaggcatataaacaggggagatgc
Coding sequences:
- the LOC132626352 gene encoding uncharacterized protein LOC132626352 isoform X1 — protein: MLEVQKKEKEDGNKNKKFEEHNEGKPEKDQEGECKMHTGQAKENEVSDLKLLIKEGKEANYHVLQGIPESTISCSNIIDLNITSLDKNKEESCKRVIQNERSEEHNGCKEKNDQEGCFKGEPLEKQEEREEDITVSFNMLELQKKEKQDGNKNKKFEAHNEGKPKKDQEGERKMQTGQENENEGRNPKLPIKVGKDVDYHVLQGILECTINSSNITNRNITSLDKNKEECFKRVIHNERSEERYGSKNKKEQEGSFEEESLEKQQEKEGDINGVSIVARNLLSTTA
- the LOC132626352 gene encoding uncharacterized protein LOC132626352 isoform X2, which encodes MLEVQKKEKEDGNKNKKFEEHNEGKPEKDQEGECKMHTGQAKENEVSDLKLLIKEGKEANYHVLQGIPESTISCSNIIDLNITSLDKNKEESCKRVIQNERSEEHNGCKEKNDQEGCFKGEPLEKQEEREEDITVSFNMLELQKKEKQDGNKNKKFEAHNEGERKMQTGQENENEGRNPKLPIKVGKDVDYHVLQGILECTINSSNITNRNITSLDKNKEECFKRVIHNERSEERYGSKNKKEQEGSFEEESLEKQQEKEGDINGVSIVARNLLSTTA
- the LOC132626352 gene encoding uncharacterized protein LOC132626352 isoform X3, with protein sequence MLEVQKKEKEDGNKNKKFEEHNEGKPEKDQEGECKMHTGQAKENEVSDLKLLIKEGKEANYHVLQGIPESTISCSNIIDLNITSLDKNKEESCKRVIQNERSEEHNGCKEKNDQEGCFKGEPLEKQEEREEDITVSFNMLELQKKEKQDGNKNKKFEAHNEGKPKKDQEGERKMQTGQENENEGRNPKLPIKVGKDVDYHVLQGILECTINSSNITNRNITVYP